TGCATTTATATGCTTCTTGTTGTTGATTTTTCAATATGAAAACAGACTGGAGGACCTATGATCCAGATTCCAGCAGGAAGGAGAGATGGGAGGGCATCAGCAGCTGCAAATGTGAGACCAAACATTGTAGATACAAGTTTTACTAtggatgaaatgatcaaaatctTCTCCTCTAAAGGGTTATCCCTGGATGACCTTGTTACCTTATCAGGTATATGCAACTTCTGATTTCTGCCCACCTTCAATACTAGTGCTGTTTGTCAATGGATTCAAGCTCTAACTTAAGGCCTTTGCAGGTGCTCACACTATAGGAGCAGCTCATTGCAGTGCATTCAGCGGTCGGTTCCAGGAAGACTCCCATGGGAAGCTCAAACTCATTGACCCATCTCTAGACACTAGTTATGCAAATGAGCTAATGAGAATGTGTCCAGCAGGAGCAAGCGCATCAATAACAGTCAACAATGATCCTGAAACGTCCTCTGCGTTTGATAATCAATATTACCGAAATCTCTTAGCCCGCAAAGGGCTTTTCCAATCAGATTCTATTCTTTTAGACGATGAAAGAACAAGGAAACAAGTAGAGGGTTTCGCTAATGATGAAGGCAGGTTTTTTGAGAGCTGGAGCCGGTCATTTTTGAAGCTAACTAGCATTGGAGTTAAGACAGGGGAAGAAGGTGAAATTCGACGATCATGTTCAGAGATTAATGGGTGAAGtttagaaagaaagaaggaaatttAATTCCACTTATTGCCTCGTTTAACTTTGAACAAATCATGTACATGCAAAAGATTTATAGTAGTCTTTTTCCCTGTTTCGACTCTTTTTCTGCAGAGGGATGGAAGATTATAAAAGGAGTTAAAAGAATTATGTTGCCTGTTAATaatgatttaatatattttttttcatttttctataatgagaTTTACATTCAGAGATTTGTAGTTTCAAAAATCACTTT
The sequence above is a segment of the Hevea brasiliensis isolate MT/VB/25A 57/8 chromosome 11, ASM3005281v1, whole genome shotgun sequence genome. Coding sequences within it:
- the LOC110671352 gene encoding peroxidase 46, producing the protein MMVTPLFLSLNTSRSSTQDNSKPPKIVMETKPILFSPLPLFCYFLILALFSLAAAASASLSFNFYAASCPFVELMVANTVRSASSSDPTIPGKLLRLVFHDCFVEGCDASVLLKGNGTEQSDLANKSLGGFAVIDSAKRLLELICPGTVSCADILAFAARDAVAITGGPMIQIPAGRRDGRASAAANVRPNIVDTSFTMDEMIKIFSSKGLSLDDLVTLSGAHTIGAAHCSAFSGRFQEDSHGKLKLIDPSLDTSYANELMRMCPAGASASITVNNDPETSSAFDNQYYRNLLARKGLFQSDSILLDDERTRKQVEGFANDEGRFFESWSRSFLKLTSIGVKTGEEGEIRRSCSEING